The following proteins are encoded in a genomic region of Oncorhynchus keta strain PuntledgeMale-10-30-2019 chromosome 8, Oket_V2, whole genome shotgun sequence:
- the plg gene encoding plasminogen, translating to MDLYKAVLLGFLFSAVSAGILDEYAKTEGARIMSILKREYSVGTVIECAIKCNAETAFTCRSFIYIEKDQECLTIPANTKTEQVLRRTSTALYEKKVYLMECVNGIGMDYRGTKSKTKSGKKCQRWASKYPHNPNMTPATHPNADLESNFCRNPDGDSKGPWCYTRDPETRWETCNVQDCSEECMHCSGEDYRGKISTTENGYTCQRWDAQKPHNHGYSPSALPEKYLEEDYCRNPDGDPKPWCFTTSPSKRWDFCSIPRCTSEPPTVVEELTCSTGDGGAYRGTVAVTTSGKACQVWAAQTPQKHNRTPDNYPCKGLDLNYCRNPDNERMPWCYTTDPETRWEYCKVPSCGDVPGPDDAAPTPAEEDCYVGSGSEYRGMVTETISGKKCQSWSSMTPHSHKKTPQDFPKADLRRNLCRNPDGDRAPWCYTTDPSVRWEFCAVEKCPTPPKPTSKPDQPDKPDKPDQPKPTPNQTPLDDCKVGNGGTYRGPTSMTMLGVTCQRWSSQSPHQHSSFNPESHPDKGLESNNCRNPDNDVNGPWCYTTDRNKKWDYCQIPDCAGLKCGQPVTKPKRCFGRIVGGCVSKPHSWPWQISLRTNTGVHFCGGTLIAPQWVLTAAHCLERSKRPSAYKVFMGTHTERANEATKQERNLEKLILGPDRTDIALLKLETPALINDKVLPVCLPEKDYVVPPGTECYVTGWGETQGTGGDGLLKETGFPVIENKVCNRPAYLNNRVKDHEMCAGNIEGGTDSCQGDSGGPLVCHAQNSFVLQGVTSWGLGCANALKPGVYARVSKFTDWINSQMKIHS from the exons ATGGACCTGTACAAAGCAGTGTTGCTAGGCTTCCTTTTCTCTGCAG TCAGTGCGGGTATCCTGGATGAATATGCAAAAACAGAGGGCGCCCGGATTATGTCTATACTGAAGAGGGAGTACTCAGTAGGCACGGTCATAGAATGTGCCATCAAGTGTAATGCTGAAACAGCTTTCACTTGCAG GTCCTTTATATACATTGAAAAGGATCAAGAATGTTTGACAATACCTGCAAACACCAAAACAGAGCAAGTTCTGAGAAGAACCAGCACAGCTCTCTACGAAAAGAAAG TGTACTTGATGGAGTGTGTGAATGGAATCGGTATGGACTACAGAGGAACGAAGTCCAAAACAAAATCCGGGAAGAAATGCCAGAGATGGGCATCAAAATACCCCCATAACCCCAa CATGACCCCTGCAACACACCCCAATGCCGACCTGGAGTCCAACTTCTGTAGAAACCCAGATGgcgacagcaaaggaccttggtGCTACACCAGAGACCCTGAGACCAGGTGGGAGACCTGCAACGTCCAGGACTGCAGCG AGGAATGCATGCACTGCAGTGGTGAGGACTACAGGGGAAAGATCTCTACCACTGAGAATGGTTACACCTGTCAGCGCTGGGACGCCCAGAAACCTCACAACCACGGCTACAGTCCCAGCGC tCTTCCTGAGAAGTACCTGGAGGAGGACTACTGTAGGAACCCAGATGGGGACCCCAAACCTTGGTGCTTCACCACCAGCCCCTCCAAACGCTGGGACTTCTGCTCCATCCCTCGCTGCA cTTCTGAGCCTCCCACAGTGGTGGAGGAGCTCACCTGTAGCACAGGCGACGGCGGTGCCTACAGGGGAACTGTTGCTGTGACAACGTCTGGGAAAGCCTGTCAGGTCTGGGCAGCTCAGACGCCCCAAAAGCACAACAGAACTCCAGACAACTACCCATGCAA AGGCCTGGACCTGAACTACTGCAGGAACCCAGACAATGAGAGGATGCCCTGGTGCTACACTACAGACCCAGAGACACGTTGGGAGTACTGCAAGGTGCCTAGCTGTGGAGACGTTCCTGGACCAG ATGACGCAGCTCCCACTCCAGCTGAGGAAGACTGTTATGTGGGCAGCGGGAGTGAATATCGTGGCATGGTGACAGAGACCATCAGTGGGAAGAAATGCCAGTCCTGGAGCTCGATGACACCCCACAGTCACAAGAAGACACCTCAGGACTTCCCTAAAGC CGATTTGAGAAGAAACCTGTGTAGAAACCCTGATGGAGACCGTGCTCCATGGTGCTACACCACTGACCCCTCTGTTCGTTGGGAGTTCTGCGCTGTGGAGAAATGCCCAACGCCTCCCAAGCCTACTTCTAAGCCTGACCAACCTGACAAGCCTGACAAGCCCGATCAGCCCAAACCAACACCCAATCAGACACCCTTAGATG ATTGCAAGGTGGGCAATGGTGGGACATACAGGGGTCCTACTTCTATGACCATGTTGGGTGTCACATGTCAGAGGTGGAGCTCCCAAAGCCCCCATCAGCATTCCAGTTTCAACCCTGAATCCCACCCTGACAAAGGCCTGGAGTCCAAC AATTGCAGAAACCCTGACAATGACGTGAATGGACCATGGTGCTACACCACAGACAGAAACAAAAAATGGGACTACTGCCAAATCCCAGATTGCG CTGGCTTGAAATGTGGGCAGCCGGTTACAAAACCCAAGAGGTGTTTTGGTCGCATCGTTGGAGGCTGTGTGTCCAAACCCCACTCATGGCCCTGGCAGATCAGCCTGAGGACCAA CACTGGTGTTCATTTCTGTGGGGGAACTCTGATCGCCCCTCAATGGGTCCTCACCGCTGCCCACTGCCTGGAGAG ATCAAAGAGGCCGTCTGCCTACAAGGTGTTCATGGGAACCCACACAGAAAGGGCAAATGAAGCGACCAAGCAGGAGCGTAACCTGGAGAAACTGATCCTGGGACCTGACAGGACAGACATTGCACTGCTGAAGCTAGAAAC CCCTGCACTCATAAATGACAAGGTTTTACCAGTATGCTTACCCGAGAAGGATTACGTGGTACCACCTGGAACAGAGTGCTATGTGACAGGATGGGGAGAGACACAAG GAACTGGTGGAGATGGGCTCCTCAAGGAGACGGGCTTCCCTGTTATAGAAAATAAAGTGTGTAATCGTCCTGCCTACCTGAACAACAGAGTCAAGGACCATGAGATGTGTGCTGGGAACATTGAAGGGGGAACAGACAGCTGTCAG GGTGACAGTGGTGGCCCTCTGGTGTGTCATGCCCAGAACAGCTTTGTCCTCCAGGGAGTGACATCCTGGGGTCTGGGCTGTGCCAACGCCTTGAAGCCAGGAGTGTACGCCAGAGTATCAAAGTTTACGGATTGGATTAACAGTCAGATGAAGATTCATTCTTAA
- the LOC127931352 gene encoding uncharacterized protein LOC127931352, which yields MHLHIVTLSDYMRQGNIPRGLRWQKEPSLGQRTDDFCEPWCAILNKCSIDLMTLIVDQLKKDFIEMDNTIKDKCTALQIAVNDDGIFNELMKTNQALLSTEIKELKIKKFNQDKKDKAEDKVYFWRNPDKGSPVHPLHGRRRRDVAYFYPPQSDQRSTISASSASSFLFNERLEGRRWPQARASTRCLNGRVLPALTLVPVSSPTSRQSCYSVLDSPLYTPLDSPPDLLSLSPHLSLQPQPPHPFPATRPSFPWPALCLPWCFNKYLGYLIPVSSSESSLGFTCSA from the exons ATGCATCTACATATAGTCACTCTTAGTGATTATATGCGTCAAGGCAATATTCCACGGGGCCTCAGGTGGCAAAAAGAACCATCGTTGGGACAGCGCACCGATGATTTCTGTGAGCCCTGGTGTGCCATCCTGAACAAATGCTCTATAGATTTAATGACATTAATTGTTGACCAGTTGAAGAAGGATTTTATTGAAATGGATAACACGATTAAAGACAAATGCACAGCTCTACAAATAGCTGTTAATGATGATGGCATATTCAATGAACTGATGAAAACTAACCAAGCGCTGTTGTCAACAGAAATAAAGGAACTTAAAATCAAGAAATTCAACCAAGACAAAAAAGACAAGGCCGAGGATAAAGTCTACTTCTGGAGAAACCCTGACAAGGGAAGTCCTGTTCACCCTCTCCATGGCAGACGCAGGAGGGATGTCGCTTACTTCTATCCACCCCAGTCTGATCAACGCTCTACCATCAGCGCCTCATCGGCTTCCAGTTTTTTATTCAACGAGAGACTGGAAGGGCGGAGGTGGCCGCAGGCACGCGCATCGACGAGATGCCTCAACGGAAGGG ttctgcctgctctgactctggtccctgtctccagtccgaCTTCTCGTcagtcctgctactctgtcctggattccccactctacactcccttggattcccctccggaCCTGCTTAGCCTGTCCCCAcacctctcgctccagcctcagcctccgcacCCGTTTCCAGCAACCCGCCCGagcttcccctggcctgcacTCTGTCTTCCCTggtgtttcaataaataccttggttacctcatcccagtctcctcgtctgagtctTCTCTTGGGTTCACCTGTTCCGCGTGA
- the slc22a2 gene encoding solute carrier family 22 member 2 produces MYSYTFDDILEEAGKFGRSQKRVFALLCMVSMPWAGVYVGIVFQGFTPEHWCRDSGVSQIRKSCGWNLMDTRKITVPVVNTSGVLVHSQCEQYELDWNATGLTCDNPESDLTDTLRSKAPMTSCKEGWEYDYKGRQSFVTEFDLVCADAWVVDMYQATLNVGFFIGSIAIGYLADRFGRKASFLVSNLLNGIFGILVAWSPNWVSMLVFRALYGFGVKGGWVAGYVLITELVGVEYRRTVGVVYQMFFSVGILILPLISYFITDWRWLQVVITAPYILFLSYYWFIPESPRWLLSQHNAKKAVEITEAIAKENKKTLSKNIETMRDDNAETSTASFMDLIRTPKMRKHTFILSFNWFTSAVVYQGLIMRLGILGGNVYIDFLISGLVEFPAAFLILFTIDRIGRRLPFATANIVAGAACFITAMIPETMFWFKTAVACIGRLGITMAFEMVVFVNTELYPTFVRNLGVSVCSTLCDIGGIVAPFLLYRLAAIWLELPLIIFGALAFLAGALVLLLPETRGVPLPDTIDDIEFPEKCEEKALRSKELRRKEMTMLLPTATMTNKEPETV; encoded by the exons ATGTACTCATACACTTTTGATGACATCCTAGAGGAGGCGGGCAAGTTCGGCCGATCGCAGAAGCGTGTCTTTGCCCTGCTATGCATGGTCTCCATGCCATGGGCCGGTGTTTACGTAGGTATTGTATTCCAAGGGTTCACCCCAGAGCATTGGTGCCGAGACTCAGGGGTGAGTCAGATCCGGAAGAGCTGTGGCTGGAACCTGATGGACACTAGAAAGATCACGGTCCCGGTGGTTAACACCTCAGGAGTGTTGGTCCACAGCCAGTGTGAGCAGTATGAACTGGACTGGAATGCTACGGGTCTGACATGTGACAACCCAGAGTCTGACCTCACTGACACCCTTCGCAGCAAAGCTCCCATGACCTCCTGCAAGGAAGGATGGGAGTATGACTACAAGGGGAGACAGTCCTTTGTAACAGAG TTTGACCTGGTGTGTGCTGATGCCTGGGTGGTGGACATGTACCAGGCTACACTCAACGTGGGCTTCTTCATAGGGAGCATAGCCATTGGATACCTAGCTGACAG ATTTGGCAGAAAGGCAAGCTTCTTGGTGTCCAACCTCTTGAATGGGATTTTTGGAATTCTTGTGGCATGGTCTCCAAATTGGGTATCCATGCTGGTCTTCCGAGCATTATATGGCTTTGGTGTCAAGGGAGGCTGGGTGGCTGGATATGTTCTGA tcaCTGAGCTGGTAGGAGTAGAGTACAGGAGGACTGTGGGAGTCGTCTACCAGATGTTCTTCAGTGTTGGAATTCTCATCCTGCCCCTCATCTCCTACTTCATCACAGACTGGCGCTGGTTGCAGGTGGTCATCACTGCACCTTATATCCTCTTCCTGTCCTACTACTG GTTTATCCCGGAGTCTCCAAGATGGCTTCTCTCTCAGCACAATGCAAAGAAAGCTGTGGAGATCACTGAGGCAATAGCGAAAGAAAACAAGAAAACCCTCTCCAAGAACATTGAG ACGATGAGAGACGACAATGCCGAAACCTCAACCGCCTCGTTCATGGACCTAATCAGAACTCCAAAAATGAGAAAACACACCTTCATCCTTAGTTTCAACTG GTTCACTAGTGCTGTCGTCTACCAGGGTCTTATCATGCGTCTAGGAATCCTGGGAGGAAATGTCTACATTGACTTTCTCATCTCTGGTCTGGTGGAATTCCCTGCTGCCTTCCTCATCCTCTTTACCATCGATCGTATCGGACGGCGTCTTCCCTTTGCCACAGCCAACATTGTAGCTGGAGCAGCCTGCTTCATTACTGCCATGATCCCCGAGA CCATGTTCTGGTTCAAAACAGCGGTGGCCTGCATAGGCCGGTTGGGCATCACCATGGCTTTTGAGATGGTGGTGTTTGTGAACACTGAATTGTACCCTACGTTTGTCAG GAacctgggtgtgtctgtgtgctccACTCTGTGTGACATTGGAGGCATCGTGGCCCCGTTCCTTCTCTACAGACTGGCTGCCATCTGGCTGGAGCTGCCACTCATCATCTTTG GGGCCCTTGCGTTTCTGGCTGGAGCTTTGGTCTTGCTGTTGCCTGAGACCAGAGGTGTGCCACTTCCTGACACCATCGATGACATTGAGTTTCCAGAAAA ATGCGAAGAAAAAGCTCTGAGGAGTAAAGAGCTGAGGAGGAAAGAGATGACAATGCTCTTACCCACCGCCACGATGACCAACAAAGAACCCGAGACTGTCTGA